A portion of the Calliphora vicina chromosome 5, idCalVici1.1, whole genome shotgun sequence genome contains these proteins:
- the tsr gene encoding cofilin/actin-depolymerizing factor homolog isoform X1, which translates to MASGVTVSDVCKTTYEEIKKDKKHRYVIFYIRDEKQIDVETVGERNAEYDQFLEDIQKCGPGECRYGLFDFEYMHQCQGTSESSKKQKLFLMSWCPDTAKVKKKMLYSSSFDALKKSLVGVQKYIQATDLSEASREAVEEKLRATDRQ; encoded by the exons atg gCATCAGGAGTCACCGTATCTGACGTGTGCAAAACTACATACGAGGAAATTAAGAAGGACAAAAAACATAGATATGTTATCTTTTACATTCGTGATGAGAAACAAATCGATGTAGAGACTGTGGGTGAGCGTAATGCTGAATATGACCAATTCTTGGAAGATATTCAAAAGTGCGGACCCGGAGAGTGCCG CTATGGTCTCTTTGATTTTGAATACATGCACCAATGTCAAGGTACCTCAGAAAGTTCCAAAAAACAAAAGCTTTTCCTTATGTCCTGGTGCCCTGATACTGCCAAA GTTAAGAAGAAGATGTTGTACTCCAGCTCCTTCGATGCCTTGAAAAAGTCTCTTGTCGGTGTCCAAAAATACATACAAGCTACCGATTTATCTGAAGCTTCCCGCGAAGCGGTCGAGGAAAAATTGCGCGCCACTGACCGTCAGTAA
- the tsr gene encoding cofilin/actin-depolymerizing factor homolog isoform X2 — translation MRPASGVTVSDVCKTTYEEIKKDKKHRYVIFYIRDEKQIDVETVGERNAEYDQFLEDIQKCGPGECRYGLFDFEYMHQCQGTSESSKKQKLFLMSWCPDTAKVKKKMLYSSSFDALKKSLVGVQKYIQATDLSEASREAVEEKLRATDRQ, via the exons ATGCGGCcg gCATCAGGAGTCACCGTATCTGACGTGTGCAAAACTACATACGAGGAAATTAAGAAGGACAAAAAACATAGATATGTTATCTTTTACATTCGTGATGAGAAACAAATCGATGTAGAGACTGTGGGTGAGCGTAATGCTGAATATGACCAATTCTTGGAAGATATTCAAAAGTGCGGACCCGGAGAGTGCCG CTATGGTCTCTTTGATTTTGAATACATGCACCAATGTCAAGGTACCTCAGAAAGTTCCAAAAAACAAAAGCTTTTCCTTATGTCCTGGTGCCCTGATACTGCCAAA GTTAAGAAGAAGATGTTGTACTCCAGCTCCTTCGATGCCTTGAAAAAGTCTCTTGTCGGTGTCCAAAAATACATACAAGCTACCGATTTATCTGAAGCTTCCCGCGAAGCGGTCGAGGAAAAATTGCGCGCCACTGACCGTCAGTAA